A stretch of the Macaca mulatta isolate MMU2019108-1 chromosome 16, T2T-MMU8v2.0, whole genome shotgun sequence genome encodes the following:
- the LOC144336102 gene encoding uncharacterized protein LOC144336102: MSSMVPEVKVGLGGGSEVDVGFLEGLWSHFSGHLWPAAQLSLWPMQPQPLQQDHWPIGDDRETLAVLQSRGPQAVACWEPAARQERLLPPGAGGIGGRCPLTQDLLLLELSTCGCMSPTLWADDVDTQSSGPASNLRAGHAECPDTKELQARSRMFRGLCHCASVELAPSSSCLLFY; encoded by the exons ATGAGCTCCATGGTCCCGGAAGTGaaggtggggctgggaggaggaagcGAAGTGGACGTCGGCTTCCTTGAGGGACTCTGGAGCCACTTCAGTGGACATCTTTGGCCAGCAGCACAACTGAGCCTGTGGCCTATGCAGCCCCAGCCCCTCCAGCAGGATCACTGGCCCATTGGGGATGACCGAGAGACACTCGCCGTCCTccagagcaggggtccccaggcTGTGGCTTGTTGGGAACCGGCCGCAcggcaggag CGTCTCCTTCCACCTGGGGCAGGTGGCATCGGGGGCAGGTGCCCGCTGACTCAGGACTTGCTGCTCCTGGAACTCTCAACCTGTGGCTGCATGAGTCCCACCCTGTGGGCTGATGACGTGGACACACAGAGTTCTGGGCCTGCCTCAAACCTCAGAGCAGGTCACGCTGAATGTCCAGACACCAAGGAGCTTCAGGCAAG GTCAAGAATGTTCAGAGGGTTATGTCACTGTGCCTCCGTGGAACTGGCACCGAGCTCGTCTTGCCTCCTCTTCTATTGA